The genomic region TTAAGAAATCCTTTATTCGTTTACGCTTTCTCTATGACAATCGTTCCTGACATATTCTTGATATGTTCGCCACCTGATACGGCTTTGCCTAACTCGTACAAACCACCAGCAGAGCCGAATTTCTCATAGAACATTACAACATCTCCCCATGGAGCATAATATGCAAGAGTTCCTGCTTTTGCATTTGCCATGGGTGTGTCAGTTGTATCGAGTTTTTTGGGTGGATAGAATATCTTTTCATTATTGCTGAAATCTTCAACATCGATGGTTAAGGGTAATTGTTCATAGAGATCTTTTGCAGCTTTCCCATCATTAAGCTCAAAGATCGTTGTGTTTCCATTTGCCTGAACACTGATTTGCATTTTTGTTTCCTCCTCTTCATGGATAATTTCATCCTGCTCCTCTTCTGATTGATTATCAATGGTGCTTTGATCCATGTTATTTTGTTCAACACATCCAATTGCTAAAATCACCAGCAAAAATACTCCTGAATAAATCAAGATCTTTTTTTTTTCATTTTGTTCCGGAGTAATTTTCATAGATAAATCCTCAATTTGTTACATTTCCTGAACAGGCGCATTTGCATTGTTTAATATATATTTCATCACAGTTATCTGAATTTTGAATTTCTTCATTATTCAGTTTTTCCCGGACCTCGATAGCACATGAATCGTCTGTCAGTTGATTATCATCCAGTATCACTTTGCCAATAGAATCTGCAATGATATGCCCGCTACGTGGGTTTTTTACACTTGTAATCGAACCTGTGATTGTAGCATGAACATCGCTGTATTCAAACGAAAGATCACAATCTATCATCTCGCAATCTTCAAGAACCAAACCTTTTGCATAACAAAGAGGCTGGGTTCCGATAATTTTGCATCGGACAAGTTTGAGATTTTCAGAGTACCAGCCAAGATATTCTCCTTTTACAATACTGTCTGAAACAGTGACATTTTTGCTATGCCAGAAAGCATCTTTTGTATCCAGACGGGAATTTCTGATTTCAACATTTTCCACATACTGAAATGAGTATTTACCACTTAATGCAAAGTTATCAAGAAGGATATCTGTGCTGTAGAAGAATGGATATTCAGACTCAAGCTCTGAATCCTTTATTACGAGTCCGTGTGATAACCATCCAAACTCCGGTGAAACAATAGTTGAGTTTTCAATAGTTATATCCTTACATTCCCGTACAGCTTTGATGCCTCCCATATGACTATCTTTTATTGTCACCTGTTCGCTGTACCATAGTGCAGCACGGCATGTATCTGTCATCCGTATATTTTCTACCTGAGCATTTTTCACATGCCAGAATGGATAACGGAGTCTGAAGTCACAATCCGAAACGCATATGTTTGCGCTTTCCTTCAAAGCAGACTCGCCATCTGCAGGACCATCAAAGGTACAGTGAGAGATCGTAGCGTTCTGTATGGCATACAGAGCACGCTCTTCATCCAGTATCAAGTCCTTAAATTCATTAGTTTTTTGACTCATGTTTTTACCTTTTTTCCCGCCATTGATTAGAGTTATTTTGAAAATTGCAGTCTATGACTGACTGAACAGTCAGTCTTACATTGAGACTTTACATATATATAGGTTATGATTGACTGCTCACTCATGTCCGCAATATTTATATTCTATATTGTACAGTTGGATATCATATGACGATATATCGTGTACCGATATAGCGGCAGACGACTACTATAGACTGTATGGATGATAATATGGATAACGACATCAGAAGGGCATTTCTGAAATACATTGTCTTGACTGTGATAAGTAAGGAAAGCACCCATGGTTATGAGATAATCAAAACCATAGAAACTTGTTCTAAAGGAAGATGGAAGCCAAGCACGGGCTCGATCTATCCGATATTGGATTATCTGGTATCAGAAGGATTTGTCATGAGTGAGGAAATTGATCGTAAGAAAGTCTATACAATCACACCTGAAGGGTCAGTGGCATTGGAAGAAATGGCCCGGAAAAAAGCTGATCTTCTCAATGAAATATCCATGCTTATCGATAACATCACAGAAGGAGACTGCGAATAATCCGGATAGTGGTATGTTCTTAAAAAAGCAACTACAGTTATAGATGATTCGATAACGATTTTCTGAATAATATTTTGATTTACAGAAGGTAATAGTTTGGAAAACAAAAACA from Methanolobus tindarius DSM 2278 harbors:
- a CDS encoding cyclophilin-like fold protein — translated: MILAIGCVEQNNMDQSTIDNQSEEEQDEIIHEEEETKMQISVQANGNTTIFELNDGKAAKDLYEQLPLTIDVEDFSNNEKIFYPPKKLDTTDTPMANAKAGTLAYYAPWGDVVMFYEKFGSAGGLYELGKAVSGGEHIKNMSGTIVIEKA
- a CDS encoding DUF3737 family protein; protein product: MSQKTNEFKDLILDEERALYAIQNATISHCTFDGPADGESALKESANICVSDCDFRLRYPFWHVKNAQVENIRMTDTCRAALWYSEQVTIKDSHMGGIKAVRECKDITIENSTIVSPEFGWLSHGLVIKDSELESEYPFFYSTDILLDNFALSGKYSFQYVENVEIRNSRLDTKDAFWHSKNVTVSDSIVKGEYLGWYSENLKLVRCKIIGTQPLCYAKGLVLEDCEMIDCDLSFEYSDVHATITGSITSVKNPRSGHIIADSIGKVILDDNQLTDDSCAIEVREKLNNEEIQNSDNCDEIYIKQCKCACSGNVTN
- a CDS encoding PadR family transcriptional regulator, which produces MDDNMDNDIRRAFLKYIVLTVISKESTHGYEIIKTIETCSKGRWKPSTGSIYPILDYLVSEGFVMSEEIDRKKVYTITPEGSVALEEMARKKADLLNEISMLIDNITEGDCE